One genomic window of Microbacterium sp. BH-3-3-3 includes the following:
- the rpmA gene encoding 50S ribosomal protein L27, whose translation MAHKKGASSTRNGRDSNAQRLGVKRFGGQVVLAGEIIVRQRGTHFHPGANVGRGGDDTLFALAPGAVQFGAKGGRKVVNIVTAAAE comes from the coding sequence ATGGCACACAAAAAGGGCGCAAGCTCCACCCGTAACGGTCGTGACTCCAACGCACAGCGCCTCGGCGTGAAGCGCTTCGGCGGTCAGGTCGTCCTCGCCGGCGAGATCATCGTCCGCCAGCGCGGCACGCACTTCCACCCCGGCGCCAACGTCGGCCGCGGTGGCGACGACACCCTGTTCGCCCTGGCCCCCGGTGCGGTTCAGTTCGGCGCCAAGGGCGGCCGCAAGGTCGTCAACATCGTCACCGCAGCAGCGGAGTAA
- a CDS encoding PLDc N-terminal domain-containing protein, with protein MDAMNPLVPAAYDVVWAVVALVAFALAVWAIVGLSRGAARLSSLTVGLWAVVILLVPVLGPVAWLAAGRRAGRGVARS; from the coding sequence ATGGATGCGATGAACCCGCTGGTGCCGGCCGCCTACGACGTCGTGTGGGCGGTCGTCGCACTGGTCGCGTTCGCTCTCGCCGTCTGGGCGATCGTCGGCCTGTCCCGTGGAGCGGCCCGGCTGTCGTCCCTGACGGTGGGGCTGTGGGCCGTGGTCATTCTGCTCGTCCCCGTTCTCGGGCCGGTCGCCTGGCTCGCCGCCGGTCGTCGTGCGGGGCGCGGGGTCGCGCGCAGCTGA
- the ndk gene encoding nucleoside-diphosphate kinase — protein sequence MATEETLVLVKPDGVARGLTGAILARIEAKGYALVDIRLVEPDRERLAQHYAEHEGKPFYEPLLEFMLSGPSVAIRLAGNRVIEGFRSLAGTTDPTTAAPGTIRGDFGRDWGLKVQQNLVHGSDSTESAERELAIWFA from the coding sequence ATGGCTACCGAAGAGACCCTCGTCCTGGTCAAGCCCGACGGCGTCGCCCGCGGACTGACCGGCGCCATCCTCGCCCGCATCGAGGCGAAGGGCTACGCGCTCGTCGACATCCGCCTCGTCGAGCCCGACCGTGAGCGCCTCGCCCAGCACTACGCCGAGCACGAGGGCAAGCCCTTCTACGAGCCGCTGCTGGAGTTCATGCTCTCGGGCCCGTCGGTCGCGATCCGCCTCGCCGGAAACCGCGTGATCGAGGGCTTCCGCTCGCTGGCCGGCACCACCGACCCGACCACGGCCGCCCCCGGCACCATTCGCGGCGACTTCGGCCGCGACTGGGGCCTCAAGGTGCAGCAGAACCTCGTGCACGGCAGCGACAGCACCGAGTCCGCCGAACGCGAACTGGCGATCTGGTTCGCCTGA
- a CDS encoding Rne/Rng family ribonuclease yields MADKTDDQTPADQVTPETEAPESETLASETEAAAGFVPPVDDEEAAVQDAEQAAADDVAPPAVLDEGSGDAPAQAAAGDDAAGDDVAEANVASVEEPVADASAADQGADATASAAELAAPDVAEPEAPAQPEVAAQPEAPAQPEVSAQPEAATESEAAARPTAVSLGLLPEVFVSAVSTALHFYAPALPAFPVRDDVDDRDDRDERDDRDDDGPLERGSANARRRNRRRGGVDVAPAEQHEAPAAPVRQRAVELITEPQRIKGSTRLEAKKQRRRDGREAGRRRPVVTEAEFLARREAVDRVMVVRSKAGRIQIAVLEDNVLVEHYVARNQDASLIGNVYLGRVQNVLPSMEAAFVDIGRGRNAVLYSGEVDWDGVETNNQPRRIELALKSGDRVLVQVTKDPVGHKGARLTSQISLPGRYLVYVPNGTMNGISRKLPDTERARLKKILKEVLPESSGVIVRTAAEGATEEQLTLDVQRLTSQWEHVSSQIKTIQAPALLHSEPDLLVKIVRDVFNEDFTRMLIQGDEALQTISSYLQGVAPDLLERVEKYEGEQDPFDAFRVTEQIEKALDRKVWLPSGGSLVIDRTEAMTVVDVNTGKFVGSGGNLEETVTKNNLEAAEEIVRQLRLRDIGGIIVVDFIDMVLESNRDLVLRRLIECLSRDRTKHQVAEVTSLGLVQMTRKKLGLGLLETFSEACDVCAGRGVVVHHDPVVKHRPAGNGSSNGGGNTGSSNRRGRGGNTPANGNGSNGHAAHGGGASAGASSTGNGGAAPTGGTHVITEGVKSALAQIAASTVKPTLDDPAVVEAAVVASVEAVVEAQAEAPAPVREKRPRKKREPKAPRTEKDALLESVLEALPEPKAPGQGRSRRRVTTAALTGTPVNAQPSSEA; encoded by the coding sequence ATGGCCGACAAGACCGACGATCAGACCCCCGCTGACCAGGTGACGCCCGAGACGGAGGCTCCGGAATCCGAGACCCTCGCGTCCGAGACGGAGGCCGCCGCAGGATTCGTGCCCCCCGTCGACGACGAAGAGGCCGCGGTGCAGGATGCCGAGCAGGCCGCCGCCGACGATGTGGCACCCCCCGCCGTGCTCGACGAGGGATCCGGCGACGCACCGGCTCAGGCCGCTGCCGGTGACGACGCTGCTGGTGACGACGTTGCCGAAGCGAACGTCGCGAGCGTCGAGGAGCCTGTCGCCGACGCGTCCGCGGCGGACCAGGGCGCCGACGCCACGGCATCCGCTGCCGAGCTCGCCGCCCCCGACGTCGCTGAGCCGGAGGCTCCGGCTCAGCCCGAGGTCGCCGCTCAGCCCGAGGCTCCCGCTCAGCCGGAGGTCTCCGCACAGCCCGAGGCCGCCACCGAGTCCGAGGCTGCCGCGCGTCCCACGGCCGTCTCGCTCGGACTGCTGCCCGAGGTCTTCGTCTCGGCCGTGTCGACGGCGCTGCACTTCTACGCCCCCGCGCTGCCGGCCTTCCCGGTGCGCGACGACGTCGATGACCGCGACGACCGTGACGAGCGCGACGACCGCGACGACGACGGCCCCCTCGAGCGCGGCTCCGCCAACGCCCGTCGCCGCAACCGCCGACGCGGCGGTGTCGACGTCGCCCCCGCCGAGCAGCACGAGGCCCCCGCAGCCCCGGTGCGTCAGCGCGCGGTCGAGCTCATCACCGAGCCGCAGCGCATCAAGGGCTCCACGCGCCTCGAGGCGAAGAAGCAGCGTCGCCGCGATGGCCGCGAGGCCGGCCGTCGCCGCCCCGTCGTCACCGAAGCCGAGTTCCTCGCCCGTCGCGAGGCCGTCGACCGCGTGATGGTCGTGCGGTCCAAGGCCGGCCGCATCCAGATCGCCGTGCTCGAAGACAACGTGCTCGTCGAGCACTACGTCGCCCGCAACCAGGACGCCTCGCTCATCGGCAACGTCTACCTGGGTCGCGTGCAGAACGTGCTTCCCAGCATGGAGGCGGCGTTCGTCGACATCGGCCGCGGCCGCAACGCCGTGCTGTACTCCGGTGAAGTCGACTGGGACGGCGTCGAGACCAACAATCAGCCGCGTCGCATCGAGCTCGCGCTCAAGTCGGGCGACCGCGTCCTGGTGCAGGTCACCAAAGACCCCGTGGGACACAAGGGCGCCCGCCTGACGAGCCAGATCTCGCTGCCCGGCCGTTACCTCGTCTACGTGCCCAACGGCACGATGAACGGCATCTCGCGCAAGCTCCCCGACACCGAGCGCGCGCGCCTGAAGAAGATCCTCAAGGAGGTGCTCCCCGAATCGTCGGGCGTCATCGTCCGCACGGCCGCCGAGGGCGCCACCGAAGAGCAGCTCACGCTCGACGTGCAGCGCCTCACCTCGCAGTGGGAGCACGTCTCGAGCCAGATCAAGACCATCCAGGCCCCCGCTCTGCTGCACTCCGAGCCCGACCTGCTGGTCAAGATCGTGCGCGACGTCTTCAACGAGGACTTCACGCGCATGCTCATCCAGGGCGACGAGGCGCTGCAGACCATCTCGAGCTACCTCCAAGGCGTCGCCCCCGACCTGCTCGAGCGCGTCGAGAAGTACGAGGGCGAGCAGGACCCGTTCGACGCGTTCCGCGTCACCGAGCAGATCGAGAAGGCTCTCGACCGTAAGGTCTGGCTGCCCTCGGGCGGCTCGCTCGTGATCGACCGCACCGAGGCCATGACGGTCGTCGACGTCAACACCGGCAAGTTCGTCGGCTCGGGCGGCAACCTCGAAGAGACCGTCACCAAGAACAACCTCGAGGCGGCCGAAGAGATCGTGCGCCAGCTGCGCCTGCGCGACATCGGCGGCATCATCGTCGTCGACTTCATCGACATGGTGCTCGAATCCAACCGCGATCTCGTGCTGCGTCGCCTGATCGAATGCCTCAGCCGCGACCGCACGAAGCACCAGGTCGCCGAAGTCACCTCGCTCGGCCTCGTGCAGATGACCCGCAAGAAGCTCGGACTCGGCCTGCTCGAGACCTTCAGCGAGGCGTGCGACGTGTGCGCCGGTCGCGGCGTGGTCGTGCACCACGACCCCGTCGTCAAGCACCGCCCGGCCGGGAACGGCAGCAGCAACGGCGGCGGCAACACCGGCTCGTCGAACCGCCGCGGTCGCGGGGGCAACACTCCCGCGAACGGCAACGGATCGAACGGCCACGCCGCACACGGCGGTGGCGCGTCGGCCGGAGCTTCCTCCACCGGCAACGGGGGAGCGGCGCCGACCGGCGGCACCCACGTGATCACCGAGGGCGTGAAGTCCGCTCTCGCTCAGATCGCGGCATCCACCGTGAAGCCGACCCTCGATGACCCCGCCGTGGTCGAGGCGGCCGTGGTCGCGTCGGTGGAGGCCGTCGTCGAGGCCCAGGCCGAGGCACCCGCACCGGTCCGCGAGAAGCGTCCGCGCAAGAAGCGCGAGCCCAAGGCGCCCCGTACCGAGAAGGACGCCCTTCTCGAGTCGGTGCTCGAGGCCCTCCCCGAGCCCAAGGCGCCCGGACAGGGCCGCTCACGGCGCCGTGTGACGACCGCGGCGCTCACCGGCACCCCCGTCAACGCCCAGCCCTCCAGCGAGGCCTGA
- the ileS gene encoding isoleucine--tRNA ligase, whose amino-acid sequence MTYPRPSSFGPAADASASPDATTPASAASVVPSPRFPAIENDTLAFWEADDTFRASIANRDGGEEWVFYDGPPFANGLPHYGHLLTGYAKDVFPRFQTMRGKKVDRVFGWDTHGLPAELEAMKQLGITEKDEIERMGVATFNAKARESVLEYTRDWQDYVTRQARWVDFDRGYKTLDTTYMESVLWAFKTLHDKGLAYEGYRVLPYCWRDETPLSTHELRMDDDVYKMRQDPSVTVTFPLVGAKAEALGLTGVRALAWTTTPWTLPTNLALAVGPGIRYAVIEGGPHGAADVHRAPDGTPDEAIEATAHRYLLAEDLLPGYAKDLGYETPDAARQAVQTTLTGAELEGVSYDRLFDYYADAETWGTGNAWKILVDDYVTVSDGTGIVHQAPAYGEDDKRLADAAGLPTIISLDDGGRFLSAVTDVAGELWMEANRPLIRLLTQQGRLLREASYEHSYPHCWRCRNPLIYKAVSSWFVRVTEIKDDLLANNQQITWVPENVKEGQFGKWLEGARDWSISRNRYWGSPIPVWKSDDANYPRVDVYGSLADIEADFGRLPVNGDGEVDLHRPYIDDLTRPNPDDPTGRSTMRRIEDVLDVWFDSGSMPFAQVHYPFENHEWFDEHAPADFIVEYIGQTRGWFYVMHVLSTALFDRPAFTGVSCHGIVLGNDGQKMSKSLRNYPDVREVFDRDGSDAMRWFLMSSSVLRGGNLVVTEEGIRSGVREFLLPMWNAWYFFATYANASGEGYTAEWRTDSTDVLDRYILALTGDLVKGVAADLEGLDSTTAAERLRDFAEVLTNWYIRRSRDRFWVGVTDDPTSREAFDTLYTVLETLTRVAAPLLPLVTERVWQGLTGGRSVHLTDWPDADAFPAAADIRTAMDTVRDVSSVANALRKREGKRVRLPLPRLTVVTPDATGLAQFDDILREELNVKNVEQVTLQAGTAAEYGITHRLSVNARAAGPRLGKQVQQAIKAAREGDWNEVDGQVVAGGIALEPAEYDLVVETAGRPEGEALAVLATGGFVLLDTVTTPELEAEGLARDMIRGIQDTRKAAGFDVSDRIFVSLTFVDDADARAVAQAFDVAGVASETLAEAVVLAGPEGRLIERGAIAPAEYETQIAAKTYANVGAVTVAVARIGATA is encoded by the coding sequence ATGACCTACCCACGCCCCTCATCCTTCGGCCCCGCCGCCGACGCGTCCGCGAGCCCGGATGCCACCACCCCGGCGTCCGCGGCATCCGTCGTCCCGAGCCCTCGCTTCCCGGCGATCGAGAACGACACCCTCGCGTTCTGGGAGGCCGACGACACCTTCCGCGCGTCGATCGCGAACCGCGACGGCGGCGAGGAGTGGGTGTTCTACGACGGCCCGCCCTTCGCCAACGGCCTGCCGCACTACGGGCACCTGCTCACCGGCTACGCCAAAGACGTGTTCCCGCGCTTCCAGACCATGCGCGGCAAGAAGGTCGACCGCGTCTTCGGGTGGGACACCCACGGTCTCCCGGCCGAGCTCGAGGCCATGAAGCAGCTCGGGATCACCGAGAAGGACGAGATCGAGCGCATGGGGGTCGCGACCTTCAACGCCAAGGCCCGCGAGTCGGTGCTGGAGTACACGCGCGACTGGCAGGACTACGTCACCCGCCAGGCCCGCTGGGTCGACTTCGACCGCGGGTACAAGACGCTCGACACGACCTACATGGAGAGCGTGCTCTGGGCCTTCAAGACGCTCCACGACAAGGGCCTCGCGTACGAGGGCTACCGCGTGCTGCCCTACTGCTGGCGCGATGAGACCCCCCTGTCGACGCACGAACTGCGCATGGACGACGACGTCTACAAGATGCGCCAGGACCCCTCGGTCACCGTGACCTTCCCGCTCGTCGGCGCGAAGGCCGAGGCGCTCGGGCTCACCGGCGTGCGGGCGCTGGCGTGGACGACGACGCCGTGGACACTGCCGACGAACCTCGCTCTCGCGGTGGGTCCCGGCATCCGGTACGCGGTCATCGAGGGCGGTCCCCACGGTGCCGCCGACGTGCACCGCGCCCCCGACGGCACCCCCGATGAAGCGATCGAGGCCACCGCCCACCGCTATCTGCTCGCCGAGGACCTGCTGCCGGGCTACGCGAAGGACCTGGGGTACGAGACCCCGGATGCCGCCCGCCAGGCCGTGCAGACCACGCTCACCGGCGCCGAGCTCGAGGGCGTGTCGTACGACCGCCTCTTCGACTACTACGCCGACGCCGAGACGTGGGGGACCGGGAACGCCTGGAAGATCCTCGTCGACGACTACGTCACCGTCAGCGACGGCACGGGCATCGTGCACCAGGCGCCCGCGTACGGTGAGGACGACAAGCGCCTCGCCGACGCCGCGGGCCTGCCGACGATCATCTCGCTCGACGACGGCGGCCGGTTCCTCTCGGCCGTGACCGACGTGGCCGGCGAGCTGTGGATGGAGGCCAACCGGCCCCTCATCCGCCTGCTCACGCAGCAGGGCCGTCTGCTTCGCGAGGCGTCGTACGAGCACTCGTACCCGCACTGCTGGCGCTGCCGGAACCCCCTGATCTACAAGGCCGTGTCGAGCTGGTTCGTGCGGGTGACCGAGATCAAGGACGACCTGCTGGCGAACAACCAGCAGATCACCTGGGTGCCCGAGAACGTCAAGGAAGGTCAGTTCGGCAAGTGGCTCGAGGGCGCACGCGACTGGTCGATCAGCCGCAACCGCTACTGGGGCTCGCCGATCCCGGTGTGGAAGAGCGACGACGCGAACTACCCGCGCGTCGACGTGTACGGCTCTCTCGCCGACATCGAGGCCGACTTCGGCCGCCTGCCGGTGAACGGCGACGGTGAGGTCGACCTGCACCGCCCCTACATCGACGACCTCACGCGTCCGAACCCCGACGACCCGACGGGACGCTCGACGATGCGCCGCATCGAAGACGTGCTCGACGTCTGGTTCGACTCGGGCTCCATGCCGTTCGCGCAGGTGCACTACCCGTTCGAGAACCACGAGTGGTTCGACGAGCACGCCCCCGCCGACTTCATCGTCGAGTACATCGGGCAGACGCGCGGCTGGTTCTACGTCATGCACGTGCTCTCGACCGCGCTCTTCGACCGCCCGGCCTTCACGGGCGTGTCGTGCCACGGCATCGTGCTGGGCAACGACGGGCAGAAGATGTCGAAGTCGCTGCGCAACTACCCCGACGTGCGCGAGGTCTTCGACCGCGACGGCTCGGACGCCATGCGGTGGTTCCTCATGTCGTCGAGCGTGCTGCGCGGCGGCAACCTCGTCGTGACCGAGGAGGGCATCCGCTCGGGGGTGCGCGAGTTCCTGCTGCCGATGTGGAACGCGTGGTACTTCTTCGCCACCTACGCGAACGCGTCGGGGGAGGGCTACACGGCCGAGTGGCGCACCGACTCCACCGACGTGCTCGACCGCTACATCCTCGCCCTCACCGGTGATCTGGTGAAGGGCGTCGCCGCCGACCTCGAGGGGCTCGACTCCACGACCGCGGCCGAGCGCCTGCGCGACTTCGCCGAGGTGCTGACCAACTGGTACATCCGTCGCTCGCGCGACCGTTTCTGGGTGGGCGTGACCGACGACCCGACCAGCCGTGAGGCCTTCGACACGCTCTACACGGTGCTCGAAACGCTCACCCGCGTCGCCGCCCCGCTGCTGCCGCTGGTGACCGAGCGCGTGTGGCAGGGCCTGACGGGTGGGCGCAGCGTGCACCTGACCGACTGGCCCGACGCCGACGCGTTCCCCGCGGCCGCCGACATCCGCACGGCGATGGACACCGTCCGCGACGTCTCGAGCGTCGCCAACGCGCTCCGCAAGCGCGAGGGCAAGCGCGTGCGCCTGCCGCTGCCGCGCCTGACGGTGGTGACTCCGGATGCCACCGGCTTGGCGCAGTTCGACGACATCCTGCGCGAGGAGCTCAACGTGAAGAACGTCGAGCAGGTCACCCTGCAGGCCGGCACCGCCGCCGAGTACGGCATCACGCACCGCCTGTCGGTCAACGCCCGCGCGGCGGGTCCTCGCCTGGGCAAGCAGGTGCAGCAGGCGATCAAGGCCGCCCGCGAGGGCGACTGGAACGAGGTCGACGGACAGGTCGTCGCCGGCGGCATCGCGCTGGAGCCCGCCGAGTACGACCTGGTCGTCGAGACCGCGGGTCGCCCCGAGGGCGAGGCTCTGGCCGTGCTGGCGACGGGCGGCTTCGTGCTGCTCGACACCGTCACCACCCCCGAGCTCGAAGCCGAGGGCCTGGCGCGCGACATGATCCGCGGCATCCAGGACACGCGCAAGGCCGCCGGCTTCGACGTGAGCGACCGGATCTTCGTGTCGCTCACCTTCGTCGACGACGCCGACGCGCGGGCGGTCGCCCAGGCGTTCGACGTCGCCGGCGTGGCATCCGAGACCCTCGCCGAAGCCGTCGTGCTCGCCGGCCCCGAGGGAAGGCTCATCGAACGCGGGGCCATCGCCCCCGCCGAGTACGAGACCCAGATCGCCGCGAAGACCTACGCGAACGTCGGCGCGGTCACCGTCGCCGTCGCACGCATCGGAGCCACCGCATGA
- a CDS encoding DUF4233 domain-containing protein: protein MSPRTPRTPRVRRRRGALESLGAVVLGFESIVVFLGGLVVYGLKVLPFGIEPWWGIVGGVVMAVAMVAVAGLLQHRAAIVVGWGLQILLLLGGFLVPALAVVALIFGGMWAYATIKGAALDRQNARRAAHPDLSNGE from the coding sequence GTGAGCCCGCGCACCCCCCGGACCCCGCGCGTGCGGCGACGGCGCGGTGCGCTCGAGTCGCTCGGCGCCGTCGTGCTCGGCTTCGAGTCGATCGTGGTGTTCCTCGGCGGCCTGGTCGTCTACGGCCTCAAGGTGCTGCCCTTCGGCATCGAACCCTGGTGGGGCATCGTCGGCGGCGTCGTCATGGCGGTCGCCATGGTCGCCGTGGCGGGGCTCCTGCAGCACCGCGCGGCGATCGTCGTCGGCTGGGGCCTGCAGATCCTGTTGCTGCTCGGCGGATTCCTCGTTCCCGCCCTCGCGGTGGTCGCCCTCATTTTCGGCGGCATGTGGGCGTATGCCACCATCAAGGGAGCGGCACTGGATCGGCAGAACGCCCGACGCGCCGCTCATCCCGACCTCTCGAACGGAGAATGA
- a CDS encoding vitamin K epoxide reductase family protein: MSETVTTRRPIVTAVWLIFAGIVGWWAAFSLTMERFHQLMDPTAAASCDFSVLVQCSANLQSSQGSVFGFPNPIIGLSAWIAPIVVGVALLAGARFARWFWALFWLGFALALTFVIWLIAQSLFVLATLCPWCMVTWSVVIPSFFVVTLHVLREGVLPGARVREVADRLMVWVPLMSIVAFAVIAVIAQLRLDVLAQL; encoded by the coding sequence ATGAGCGAAACCGTCACGACCCGTCGTCCGATCGTCACGGCGGTCTGGCTCATCTTCGCCGGGATCGTCGGCTGGTGGGCGGCGTTCTCGCTGACGATGGAGCGCTTCCATCAGCTCATGGATCCCACGGCCGCCGCGTCGTGCGACTTCAGCGTCCTCGTGCAGTGCTCGGCCAATCTGCAGTCGTCGCAGGGAAGCGTGTTCGGCTTCCCCAACCCGATCATCGGACTGTCGGCGTGGATCGCTCCCATCGTGGTCGGGGTCGCGCTGCTGGCCGGCGCCCGATTCGCACGCTGGTTCTGGGCCCTCTTCTGGCTGGGCTTCGCTCTGGCCCTGACCTTCGTCATCTGGCTGATCGCGCAGAGCCTGTTCGTTCTGGCCACTCTCTGCCCGTGGTGCATGGTGACGTGGTCGGTCGTCATCCCCTCGTTCTTCGTCGTGACCCTGCACGTTCTGCGCGAGGGCGTCCTTCCGGGCGCGCGGGTGCGCGAGGTCGCCGACCGTCTCATGGTGTGGGTGCCGTTGATGAGCATCGTGGCCTTCGCCGTCATCGCGGTGATCGCGCAGCTGCGGCTCGATGTGCTCGCGCAGCTGTGA
- the rplU gene encoding 50S ribosomal protein L21 gives MVYAVVRAGGRQEKVQVGTVVVLDRQKAKIGESIQLPAVLFVDGDAVTTDADKLAKVSVTAEVLGEERGPKIVIQKFKNKTGYKKRQGHRQDLTRVKITGIK, from the coding sequence GTGGTTTACGCAGTTGTGCGCGCCGGCGGCCGCCAGGAGAAGGTCCAGGTCGGCACGGTCGTCGTGCTCGACCGCCAGAAGGCGAAGATCGGCGAGAGCATCCAGCTGCCCGCCGTCCTGTTCGTCGACGGCGACGCGGTCACGACCGACGCCGACAAGCTCGCGAAGGTCTCGGTCACGGCCGAGGTCCTCGGCGAGGAGCGCGGTCCGAAGATCGTGATCCAGAAGTTCAAGAACAAGACCGGCTACAAGAAGCGCCAGGGCCACCGCCAGGACCTCACGCGCGTCAAGATCACCGGCATCAAGTAA
- a CDS encoding DUF4031 domain-containing protein, with the protein MVILIDDPQWPAHGRLWAHLVSDSDLDELHAFAAAAGIPRRAFDLDHYDVPDERHADLVAAGAQHVGGKELVRRLRASGLRITARERR; encoded by the coding sequence ATGGTGATTCTGATCGACGATCCACAGTGGCCCGCGCACGGACGACTGTGGGCGCACCTGGTCAGCGACAGCGACCTCGACGAACTGCACGCCTTCGCCGCCGCGGCCGGAATCCCCCGCCGCGCGTTCGATCTCGACCACTACGACGTCCCCGATGAGCGGCACGCCGACCTGGTCGCCGCCGGAGCCCAGCACGTCGGCGGCAAAGAGCTCGTTCGACGCCTGCGGGCCTCGGGCCTGCGGATCACGGCGCGCGAACGCCGCTGA
- a CDS encoding folylpolyglutamate synthase/dihydrofolate synthase family protein — protein MSDRTRADAVYSALLERQGEQWVQPRVERTRRVLELLADPQRTYRVIHVTGTNGKTSTSRMIESLLRGLGLRTGLFTSPHLERFTERILIDGEPVADAAIADAWDEITPFVDMVDAELTAADDAPLTFFELLTVLAFVVCADAPIDVLVLEVGMGGEWDSTNTADGDVAVFTPIDIDHTDRLGSTITEIATVKAGIIKPGAAVVSAAQPDTALRVIRARAEKEGATVSVAGDGFALEAQALAVGGQMLTIRGVAGSYPELYLPLYGAHQGTNAALAVAAVESLIGGGTQPLAAEVVADGLANATSPGRLQLVGTAPTVFVDAAHNPHGARALVAALDEAFDIDEWGAVVGILDGKDARGIMSALVPAVARVFATAPASDRASDPDVIADVAEAADLPVTVHPTLEDAADAARAWAAESDRRAVIIAGSVVLAGEALRLSELEDWKSGWQA, from the coding sequence ATGAGCGACCGCACCCGAGCCGACGCCGTGTACAGCGCCCTGCTGGAACGCCAGGGGGAGCAGTGGGTGCAGCCGCGCGTCGAGCGCACGCGCCGAGTGCTCGAGCTGCTCGCCGACCCGCAGCGCACCTACCGCGTCATCCACGTCACGGGCACGAACGGCAAGACCTCGACCAGCCGCATGATCGAGAGCCTGTTGCGCGGCCTGGGGCTGCGCACGGGCCTGTTCACGAGTCCGCACCTCGAGCGCTTCACCGAGCGGATCCTCATCGACGGCGAACCGGTGGCGGATGCCGCGATCGCCGACGCGTGGGACGAGATCACGCCGTTCGTCGACATGGTCGACGCCGAGCTCACCGCCGCCGACGATGCGCCGCTGACGTTCTTCGAGCTGCTGACGGTGCTGGCCTTCGTGGTCTGCGCCGACGCGCCGATCGACGTGCTGGTGCTCGAGGTCGGTATGGGCGGGGAGTGGGATTCCACCAACACCGCCGACGGCGACGTCGCCGTCTTCACGCCCATCGACATCGACCACACCGACCGCCTGGGCTCCACGATCACCGAGATCGCGACGGTCAAGGCGGGCATCATCAAGCCCGGCGCCGCCGTCGTCTCGGCCGCGCAGCCCGACACGGCGCTCCGCGTCATCCGCGCACGCGCCGAGAAAGAGGGCGCGACCGTGTCGGTGGCCGGCGACGGCTTCGCGCTCGAGGCCCAGGCGCTGGCCGTCGGCGGGCAGATGCTGACGATCCGCGGGGTCGCGGGGTCGTACCCCGAGCTGTACCTGCCGCTGTACGGCGCCCACCAGGGCACCAACGCCGCCCTGGCGGTCGCGGCCGTGGAGTCGCTCATCGGCGGGGGCACGCAGCCCCTGGCCGCCGAGGTCGTGGCCGACGGCCTCGCGAACGCCACCTCGCCCGGGCGCCTTCAGCTCGTCGGGACGGCGCCGACCGTCTTCGTCGACGCGGCGCACAACCCGCACGGCGCCCGCGCGCTCGTCGCCGCCCTCGACGAGGCGTTCGACATCGACGAGTGGGGTGCCGTCGTCGGCATCCTGGACGGCAAAGACGCCCGGGGCATCATGTCGGCGCTCGTGCCCGCCGTCGCGCGCGTGTTCGCCACGGCCCCCGCGAGCGACCGTGCCAGCGACCCCGACGTGATCGCCGACGTCGCCGAGGCGGCCGACCTGCCCGTCACCGTGCACCCGACGCTCGAAGACGCCGCCGACGCGGCGCGCGCGTGGGCCGCGGAATCCGACCGGCGCGCGGTCATCATCGCCGGTTCCGTCGTGCTCGCGGGCGAGGCGCTGCGCCTGTCGGAGCTCGAGGACTGGAAGTCGGGGTGGCAGGCGTGA